In Plasmodium gaboni strain SY75 chromosome 14, whole genome shotgun sequence, one genomic interval encodes:
- a CDS encoding hypothetical protein (conserved Plasmodium protein, unknown function) — translation MFSNTFVFLYFTLLYENLYIKRQLNGNKIKKEIDTFESLCTSQISIFSNLRRNVFSNFNRNDLIDQNIVYLNICNNETFYNKAQENDKLNVYEKGIQNFYKYDKLGYVDEHNNICCNLIKDIFLYGVNLNIDIFILNNSNIIFFLQNVINIYNPLIKSLRVIYTKWDYIITCSSLFKDTLIIVLYSSINYSCIQIYDLDKEILKEEIPLSDYDYYEKIYIQKENNYFLLITNKNILKVLDSEKKVFIFNIYLYLEYNNILQYYDFFLILRKKKLYLWNLERTYTGLKLKENILEVDKNVYVNCFCIHGKNIFIVTSKGNLYIWKDLVEKIEIKRYDVEEPFDKNIHYIYYYDNYITTKGNESLKLWLCKFSLDNISGCSTVYIKFEQETKICLNINKIIAHDNFYLIVDKKNCTIYTCKKNNYEDIGIFYNDHNSKIKNIFCSDKNIFSFGANGKLYDFKKKDKQIERNFCLHKFKYSITCVKYLYSEDSFLYFCVGFNNGVIKIIKLKHLYLDIIYCLKTSNNEIINIEKSQNSQFISILADEEPYVFFLYKSSKIFMPLGYLKISEAHLKECFYFSYFNSFYIMGNNNYFFKIDVKNLEEHIKEEEMAKKVGHSEEDANENINNRMDIRNDNKNINLKDYINNQNDDVKKDAHNNNEEQNNNDYDLSVKYEIIKITFNADERNKRLIKTYKNEHKKLNMYNKDSNKINKNDNDEYEYEEKDKVKETMKIEQDEMEECFEEMEGLENGSDNEYKESDSSSKLSDNTYNEMNFYREKINLTQNMQDLHSDNNKDIFILNNKIKNLKRFIEILFDNKTIKNKRYQNNDELPEDVLSLYFERDNKKIIYKEERDTKNNNINIDNNNNNNNDDDDDEDNINYTRLKHDTINICCVTKSKKYLGFFMATQGAKNNYLFFLNLDKKDIKYKYTNSKEDTHIDIIMPRIIYKIDNKNFLQKRTYIYKMIINENKDLLFCLTNNNEIYIFSIKFFFLYYFIKIPVYEKVRNIFINKNNKNNNNNNNNNKNNNQYIFICLNNYKYIKLNFNYSFFYLLNVIKRYHINIKTFMHSFMIPNKMPLSYQSIHDFCIEQIYDYIVEEFIKKRKKKTNLIPFKYEDIKNDLNFIITMLQIHKQEEKKNNQKKEEKEVQGKNEKNKNDITDIWDFIQQNKKEQKEEIEEQTKKIDLILNYDQKNISTFFNINSHNMKDVDIQYSLRDTKESQRNEEKFRKALLYKQNIHMKINKLKKKYIKLNKKKKFLIDLDYSYYIYEMLQQNIQEIKNVFMYHQQEYDSRIKYLSNKFIRLRYIKKPIYSFNDKSHFYVKALKMYLKNYTFKNKNRKIRKKEGKKIKKPNESFELTTEIKDCLQNFNKLREKNKNIKIINNEEKIEEICIKKKIIKMYEEMLLKLDKMIEERKEVDEPRKIKHISKIIRHYEENKKKLLVQINYIKETFNQYYMAVKSRISIKLTHVIEEIEFLKDTLEREMIKHVNNNHNNDQGDDTNIKMIDEVHIRNEVNINHCNENERIQCQLNNMNYEHDKIKKYERFLENVNNFFSYENKRNDKLYNINWDPIFFEKKYQHYEKEDVERTIEYFIKRCDKEIYNLHIKKIQAIRLIKYISLKIISIDEKNNILIELRKKELKLRRQKRDYIKEMKNIENQIKVYADEMDTLLQELDIQNQSRDKILEKLKELMGDNTLCYDNLIKCLKKTQEDLSGESDGSEDKCNELEATNSIVDIYNKEEIESIKKENASILSNINNIKKNMELKKNEQRKLNIKKKNIEKEIEIINDEIIIIEDDKKKNISEVKFYITLKISKLRNIDYLYDKKKYRLNLTSQCTVLSIEQYKDIMTKINRITRKKEKLHMKYKKLKKENNELEHINNKLQKTVNEKKNQLKNKLKKHDLNFDFNDLEKKYQEKKKKGILQEIKNKDIENNKKINILNKEFDKKMTILNQTRKENTDLLVKINEYIQILKELKNEEN, via the exons atgtTTAGTAATACCTTTgtttttctatattttaCATTGTTATATGAGaacttatatataaaaag ACAATTAAATGgtaataaaattaaaaaagaaatagatacattt GAGAGTTTATGTACTAGCCAAATTTCTATATTTAGCAATCTTCGAAGGAATGTGTTTTCAAATTTTAATAGAAATGATTTAATTGATCAAAATATTGTTTATctaaatatatgtaataatgagacattttataataaagctcaagaaaatgataaattGAATGTTTATGAAAAAGGAatacaaaatttttataaatatgataaattaGGATATGTTGAtgaacataataatatatgttgtaatttaattaaagacatttttttatatggtgttaatttaaatatagatatttttatattaaacaattcaaatattatattttttcttcaaaatgtaataaatatatataaccCATTAATTAAAAGCTTAAGGGTTATATATACGAAGTGGGATTATATCATAACATGTTCTTCTCTTTTTAAGGACACATTGATAATAGTTTTATATAGCTCAATAAATTATTcat gcatacaaatatatgatCTAGATAAGGAAATTCTTAAAGAAGAGATTCCTTTGAGTGATTATGATTACTATGAAAAGATTTATATTCAAAAggaaaataattatttccttttaataactaataagaatatattaaaagtaCTTGATTCAGAGAAAAAggtttttatttttaatatatacttatatcttgaatataataacattttaCA gtattatgatttttttctaatactaaggaaaaaaaaactataCCTCTGGAATTTGGAAAGAACATACACAG GATTAAAATtaaaggaaaatatattgGAGGTTGATAAAAATGTGTATGTGAACTGTTTTTGCATACATGGAAAAAACATATTCATTGTAACGTCCAAGGGGAATTTATACATATGGAAg gATTTAGTTGAAAAAattgaaataaaaagatatgATGTAGAAGAGCCTTTTGATAAgaatattcattatatatattactatgataattatataacaacCAAGGGAAATGAATCACTAAAATT GTGGCTGTGTAAATTTTCACTAGACAACATCTCGGGATGTAGTACCGTATACATTAAATTTGAACaagaaacaaaaatttgcttaaatattaataaaataattgCTCATGATAATTTTTACCTTATTGTTGATAAAAAGAATTGTACTATTTATACATGcaagaaaaataattatgaagaTATAGGTATATTCTACAATGATCATAACAGTAAgattaaaaatatattttgctcggataagaatatatttagtTTTGGTGCTAATGGgaaattatatgattttaaaaagaaagatAAACAGATTGAACGAAATTTTTGTTTACATAAATTTAAGTATTCTATAACATgtgtaaaatatttatatagtGAAGATAgttttctttatttttgtGTTGGTTTTAATAATGGAgtcataaaaataataaagttgaagcatttatatttggatattatttattgtttaaaaacaagtaataatgaaataattaatatagaaaaaagCCAAAATTCTCAATTTATAAGTATATTAGCTGATGAGGAACCatatgtttttttcttatataaatcatctaaaatatttatgCCATTAGgatatttaaaaattagTGAAGCCCATTTAAAAGaatgtttttatttctcttattttaattctttttatataatgggaaataataattatttttttaaaattgATGTAAAAAATTTGGAAGAACATAttaaagaagaagaaatgGCTAAAAAAGTTGGACATTCAGAAGAAGACGcaaatgaaaatattaacaaCAGGATGGACATAAGAAAcgataataaaaatattaatttaaaagattatataaataatcaaaatgaTGATGTAAAAAAGGATGcacataataataatgaggaacaaaataataacgATTATGATTTATCCgtaaaatatgaaataattaaaattacATTTAATGCAGATGAGAGGAATAAAAGgttaataaaaacatacaaaaatgaacataaaaaattgaatatgtataataaagattcaaataaaattaataaaaatgataacgatgaatatgaatatgaagaaaaagataaagTTAAAGAAACAATGAAAATAGAACAGGATGAAATGGAAGAATGTTTTGAAGAAATGGAAGGTTTAGAAAATGGGAGTGATAATGAATACAAAGAAAGTGACTCTTCTAGTAAATTATCAGATAATACTTATAACGAAATGAATTTTTATAGAGAGAAAATAAACTTAACACAAAACATGCAAGATTTACATTctgataataataaggatatatttatactaaataataaaataaaaaatttgaaaAGATTCATTGAAATACtttttgataataaaacgatcaaaaataaaagatatcaaaataatgatgaatTACCTGAAGATGTGTTAAGTTTATATTTCGAACGTgataataagaaaataatatataaagaagaacgtgatacaaaaaataacaacatcaatattgataataataataataataataatgatgatgatgatgatgaagataatattaattatacAAGATTAAAACATGAtactataaatatatgttgtGTAACAAAATCAAAAAAGTATCTAGGATTTTTTATGGCTACACAAGGTGctaaaaataattatctcttctttttaaatttagataaaaaagacataaaatataaatatacaaattcTAAGGAGGATACTCATATTGATATAATCATGCCAAGAATCATATACAAaattgataataaaaattttctaCAAAAAAggacatatatatataaaatgataattaaCGAAAACAAggatttattattttgtttaactaataataatgaaatatatattttttctattaagttttttttcttgtattattttataaaaataccTGTTTATGAAAAGGTaaggaatatatttataaataaaaacaacaaaaacaacaacaacaataataataataataaaaataataatcaatatatattcatatgtttaaataattataaatacataaaattgaattttaattattcctttttttatctATTGAATGTTATCAAAAGATATCATATCAATATCAAAACATTCATGCATTCCTTTATGATTCCTAATAAAATGCCTTTGTCGTACCAATCAATACACGACTTTTGTATTGAAcaaatatatgattatattgTAGAAGAGTTTATAAAGAAgagaaaaaagaaaactAATCTTATTccttttaaatatgaagaTATAAAGAATGACTTAAATTTCATAATAACAATGTTACAGATACATAAGcaagaagaaaaaaaaaacaaccaaaaaaaagagGAAAAAGAAGTACAAggaaaaaatgaaaagaacAAAAATGATATTACAGATATTTGGGATTTTATacaacaaaataaaaaagaacaaaaagaagaaatagaagaacaaacaaaaaaaattgattTAATCCTAAATTATgatcaaaaaaatataagcacgttttttaatataaatagtCATAATATGAAAGATGTAGATATTCAATATAGTTTAAGAGATACAAAAGAATCTCAAAGGaatgaagaaaaatttagaaaagcattattatataaacaaaatattcatatgaagataaataaactaaaaaaaaaatatataaaattaaataagaagaaaaagtTTCTAATAGATTTGGATTActcttattatatatatgaaatgCTACAACAAAATATACAAGAAATCAAAAATGTGTTTATGTATCATCAGCAAGAATATGATAGtagaataaaatatttatccaataaatttattagattaagatatattaaaaagcctatatattcctttaatgataaaagtcatttttatgttaaagccttaaaaatgtatttgaaaaattatacttttaaaaataagaatagAAAAATCAGGAAAAAGgagggaaaaaaaataaagaaacCAAACGAATCATTTGAATTGACAACAGAAATTAAGGATTGCTTacaaaattttaataaactaagagaaaaaaataaaaatataaaaattataaataatgaagaaaaaattgaagaaatttgcattaaaaaaaaaattataaaaatgtatgaAGAAATGTTGTTAAAACTGGACAAAATGATTGAAGAGCGGAAGGAGGTGGATGAGCCAAGGAAAATCAAACACATCAG CAAAATTATTAGGCattatgaagaaaataagaAGAAACTATTAGttcaaataaattatatcaAGGAAACATTCAACCAGTATTATATGGCAGTAAAATCGCGAATATCAATa aaaTTAACCCATGTTATAGAAGAAATAGAATTTCTAAAAGATACATTAGAAAGAGAAATGATAAAACATGTGAATAACAATCATAATAATGACCAAGGAGATGATACAAATATTAAGATGATTGATGAAGTACATATAAGAAATGaagtaaatataaatcattGTAATGAAAACGAAAGGATACAATGTCAATTAAACAATATGAATTATGAAcatgataaaataaaaaagtatGAAAGATTTTTAGAAAatgttaataattttttctcatatgaaaataaaagaaatgataaactatataatatcaattGGGATCCTATATTTTTTGAGAAAAAATACCAGCACTATGAAAAGGAGGATGTAGAACGTACAATAGAgtattttataaaaagatGTGATAAGGAGATTTATAACTTAcacattaaaaaaatacaagCTATACGActaattaaatatatatcactaaaaattatatccatagatgaaaaaaataatattttgataGAACTAAGGAAAAAAGAGTTAAAATTAAGAAGACAAAAAAGGGACTATATCAAAGAAATGAAGAATATTGAAAACCAAATAAAAGTGTATGCTGATGAAATGGACACTTTATTACAAGAACTGGATATACAAAAT CAAAGCAGAGATAAGATTCTTGAAAAGCTAAAAGAACTAATGGGAGATAACACTTTATGCTATGacaatttaataaaatgcTTAAAAAAAACTCAAGAAGATTTATCAGGAGAAAGTGATGGTAGTGAAGATAAGTGTAACGAATTGGAAGCAACAAATTCAATtgtagatatatataataaagaagaaatcgaaagtataaaaaaagaaaacgCTTCTATTTtaagtaatataaataatataaaaaaaaatatggaacttaaaaaaaatgaacaaaggaaattaaatataaagaagaaaaatattgaaaaagaaatcgaaataataaatgacgaaatcattataatagaagatgataaaaaaaaaaatatatcagAAGTAAAATTCTATATTActttaaaaatatcaaaattAAGAAATATTGATTATCTTTatgacaaaaaaaaatatcgTCTCAATTTAACTAGCCAATGTACAGTACTTAGTATTGAAcaatataaagatataatGACAAAAATTAATAGGATTACAagaaagaaagaaaaattacatatgaaatataaaaaattaaaaaaagaaaataatgaattagaacatattaataataaactACAAAAGACTgttaatgaaaaaaaaaatcaattaaaaaataaactaaaaaaacatgatttaaattttgattttaatgatttggaaaaaaaatatcaggaaaaaaaaaaaaaaggaattTTACAAGAAATCAAAAATAAAGAcatagaaaataataaaaagattaATATTCTCAATAAAGaatttgataaaaaaatgacTATATTAAATCAAACCAGAAAAGAAAATACTGATTTATTGGtaaaaattaatgaatatatacaaatacTAAAAGAActaaaaaatgaagaaaattaa